Within the Saccharomyces mikatae IFO 1815 strain IFO1815 genome assembly, chromosome: 11 genome, the region gaaattaagcaagtaaataaaacaaaacgGAACACAACAAGCCAAGGGAGGaaacaatagaaaaaataacttaAATCAGTCtagatttttattttatctcCCTCCTTCCACGTAATTTGTCTAACATGATCAGGTACAATGCGCAACAAtatgagaaaaaagagtgaaaaaaaagtaagtaAAAAGGTTCCGCGGATCCAACAACGTTGTTGGAATGACCGGAAAAGATGTGTTATTGCCTTTCCAGCTCTTTTTTCCATGACTGGTCTTTTTCCTGTTGGAGCCcagcaatttttttcgCGTTGCATTCTCGCATTATTGTGATCACGTGTTTGTCATGTGATGTCGAGGCCGGGTTACAGCCCCCTTTTTCTCGATATTGGAATATTGACTTTGCTGTAAGCTAGTAGCAGATTTTGAATGTGAAAGGGTGTTAGCAGTTGCGAAGGAGAGGGTTCGAGGCGTCATCTCAGTGCATTAATAGAGTGGCCGACAAATGTCTAGTAGTAAATTCGAAGAGGTTGTTAACAAGATTGTCAGTGATAGTCCTCCAGGGGAACTGAGGGAGATATATGACGATCTGATCAAGATCACAAGTGAAAACTCTAAAAATACCATTCTAGATGCTATCGAGAACTATAACATACAGAATTGTATTCCTATAGACGTCAATGGGAAGTCAATAATTGTTTCCAAATACAATAAAGAAGGAGCCAAGTTCTTTGACCCCATAAATTCCGTCATTTTTTCAGTTAATCACTTAGAACGCAAAGGTCTCGATATTGAACCGTACGAGTTCACACATCCAAGTCTTGAGAAAGAACAGCTGCAAGATTTACATGATAAATTACAGAAATATCTTCTACTGAATTTCTCAGGCGATGTAAGTTTTGCTGTTTACCCAATCCTCGAGGAGACAAACAAAATctctattattattgttagcACCAAATACAATCCAAAGAATTTCTGGAACGGCTATTGGAGATCGTGTTACGTTTACGATTTGGAAACTAAAGAGTTATCCGGTAGCATCTCTACACAAGTCCATTACTACGAAGATGGTAACGTTAGTTTCCAATCTGGGAAGGACATTAGTCAATTTGATATCGGCGATGTTGTAAGCGCAATAAAGGGCATTGAAACAAGCTTTGAGGACGAACTGGATCGTTCATTTTTCGAATTGAACGAAAAGCAGTTCAAAGCTTTAAGAAGAAGACTACCAGTTACAAGATCAAAAATTAACTGGGGCAGCGCGATTGGTAGTTATAGATTAGGTAAGAACGCGGcagaaggaaaataaaatactaCTCTCTATTCTGTTTCATGTTTACTTTCTTGATTTAAATATATCTATACGTACATATTCTACCTGGTTTTGATGTTTTAGTTAAAACAACTTAAACAGAGTATAAAGaatgaagaatattaaCAACGCCAAACCCACCATTCTCCATATACCATTACCAGCCTTCAATGATCGAGTTAACCTTGAGGAAGAGTTTTTAAGGTCGGTAAACATTGACCCAAGCGAATCTGTCATTTGGTTTATGACTGTGCTGTCCGAAACCGCTCGGTCTCCGATCTCTTGATTTATATTCCTGAACGTGGCTAGCTTATTGGCTAATCCTTCTAATTTATTGTCATTCTGCGTAAATAGAAATAAATAGCACGATGATACATTTGCTCATCCTGCGTGAAGAGACAATAGTTAGTAGCTTTGAGCATTCATATATTCATTTCAAGGAAGTTAATGTCACTCTTATGAATACTCCGGGTATTGTAGCCAGTGTTTTAACATACGTTTGATTCGATCTGAGAGTATCTTGAATTTGACATCGTTTTTGGTAACGTTGCGTTGCTTTTCTATTGCTCTCTTTCTGCTGAGTGCTTCCAGTGCATATGTTTGAAATGTTATACCTTATTTTCGTTTcctctttgtttttctccATACAGCACTGCGCGGCTTCTTGGAATGACAAAAGCGCCAAGTAATGTAGCACCATGTGTGTATGCCTTTCCTTCATAGTAAGAAATGTACTACACTTACCAATCAGCCATAGCACACACAAGGAATACTTGCTTGGTGACGTAacactgaaaaaaaataatcttACTTATTTAAAAGATAACATAACTGTCTCCCAAGATGTCCTTCTTATACTCATGCCAGTGATATGACGCAACAGTGCCAAGGTACTAGTTACAATAACGCAAGTGTTACTAAAAATACTGCTCAAGAAAAACGTCAGATAAAAAACTTTTCGCACTCCGCTAAACACCCATATAGAACATGGCGGTGTTCCAAATGATTAGCCCTAGATCGCAAATTATATCATCATTCAATTACCTTTCTTGCTGGGCCTCTTATGAAAAGAACTACAAGTGTTCAAgttaaaaggaaaatacGATACAACTGTATCATATCATCATTCTTAACACGTCCTCTATGAACTTTTTGTGCTCATTTAACACTTAACCAAAAATCCGAAGTTACAGTCATAAATGGGAAACAGTAGCACTATGACAGACTGAAAAGAACATAAACGGGCATATCTAAAACAAACCATAAATGTTTTAGCTTTAAATAGCTAACTTATGGGCAAACTACCCGTTGGTCTTCAGtgtgatgaaaatgaaaaaaaatagaaccAATAAATACCTGTCATGAAACTGTATAGAAGGGACAGCAAAAAGGCACCCGTTCACAAACTTCTATTTACATCTTAACACCACATTAtaattgagaaaaaaagcgTTGTCggtttttttgttttcatttttttttttagttttttgCACTTTACTAGGCTCCAAGCGGCAGCCTTCTACTTTCCGCCCAGGAAAGAAGGCTGTATAGTGTTGCTGCTCGCAGTTGGGCGAACTCTTCCACCACGGGTTTCCCCTCTGTGCCTAGCATCTTTACCCCCAAGCATAGGAGGCCGGGAGGAGGATGAGCTTCAGCAAACTGCTCTTCCTGCTCGTCAAACACTATTGGAgctgaaagaaaagtaatCCAAGGTTAAGTTAAGCAGGTTTGCCATTTGAATAACAAAATTTACTGTTTGTCTTAGTGAGCAAAGAAAGCcgtgaaaaaataaataaacaatGTCCACCGATTCTATTGTCAAGGCTTCTAACTGGAGATTAGTCGAAGTTGGCCGTGTCGTTTTGATCAAAAAGGGTCAATCCGCAGGCAAATTGGCTGCTATCGTCGAAATTATTGACCAAAAGAAGGTATGTTGAACCTAGAAAACCTACAACAAATTTGAGGAGATAACCGAACAAGCACAGAATAACTTTAGCCTAGAGATATTGCTTATGCTTATCTAGTCCATCACCATATGATGAAACCACTCTTAAATTAAATGTGAAATGTGAAATGTGAAATTAAACAATGGAATAGAGACTGAATGGTCTATTTTTCCTAATAGTGTGTTATGACGAAATACTTGGGTAGTTTGGTGATAGCCAATTACCTTTTTTTAGAGTTAAGTTTCCCCTAGTTGCATAGATAACTGTGAAAGTCCAGTAATTTCTTCTCAAATGTCGGATAATGTTCCCATAATTCTTAAAAAAATCGCTTTACTAACAACTTTTATgaataatttgaaaattattcATTATCAATTACAATAGGTTTTGATTGATGGTCCAAAAGCTGGTGTTCCACGTCAAGCCATCAATTTGGGTCAAGTTGTCTTAACTCCATTGACTTTCACTTTGCCAAGAGGTGCCAGAACTGCTACCGTTTCTAAGAAGTGGGCTGCTGCTGGTGTCTGCGAAAAGTGGGCTACTTCATCTTGGGCTAAGAAGATTGCTCAACGTGAAAGACGTGCTGCTTTGACTGACTTTGAAAGATTCCAAGTTATGGTTTtaagaaagcaaaagagATACACTGTCAAGAAGGCTTTGGCTAAGGCTTAAAATATGTACATGATCTTTAATTCTGATGTATTTCGTATGTAATTTTATCTTTAACTGGTTACTCctttaataaataaacTACAAATTCATAGCTATTGAAAGTGTTTTTCTTTACATCTTTGATAAGGTTATATAGTTGTCAAGTAAATGGAAAAGGGCAAACATTCAGAGTACCTGTGTGTACTCTTTATTGGTAGGGGTTTTGACCATGCTTTATGTTTGCGCAAATGCGTGCTTATAAACTTCACAAAACTACTGAAGACTTGTACACAAgggataaaaaagaaattataaGTTTCCCGTAACCATGTATGACTCTGAAGTTTTGTTACCGTATCACTAATATTGTTACAATTTTGGGAATCCTCATATTCAATGAATAAGCTCCTGTTTTACTACAACAAATGCGAATAATCTTCTTTCATCTGATTTCACGGGCGAAAATCTCTCATATCCTTCGCTATTGTGATTGTTTAAAATGTCATCCAAAATTTTAGGAACTTCACCGCcttttgatgaaacaatATAAAAGTCTTTCTCGTACCTAGCTTTTGGCTTTATACCAGCAATACGACCTTTATTTTCCAATAAGTCCACAACTTCCGCAAAAGTTGCGTTACTTTTGTTGTCATTTAAGGGGAACATCTGATAAACTAATATTGCTCTAGAGGATGAGATTTCTTTGAGATAAGGTACAGCAGTAGTTAAAGGCAAGCGTCCTTCTACATATAGATTTCCGTCACCAATAGCTTCCTTGAGAATATTCCTCTTAAGCTTTTGTGAAGTTCCGACGTAATTTAAATAACCTGTAAATTCGAGCCCTACGCTGGGATACAAGAACGAGCACCTTAGAGGTCCTTCACTTGCTATTTCAGTTGGGCTGGGTTGTTTTTCAATGTCAATGTCATGAGGCTGatcgatttttttcttatcgTCATTAAAATTCTCATTACTGTGTAACCTTATGCTATCTTTTGAGTACAAAATATCCTCTTGAGGTTCAGCGGAATCTTCGATTAGCTCATCACCCTTATGGGTCTTAACATATATGGGTTTATCTGGAACCTCTACAATAAAGTTTTCTAAAGTAACTTTATCTCTTTTCTCCTTAAATTCTTGTAGGTCAGGATTTGCTAATTCTGATGCATTCATGTTTACCAACTTATTCAAAGCTAATTTACCCTCTATAACGTGTGCCTTCAgttccaaatttttcttatcCTTTAAGTTAGAGTACAAAGATCTCACTTTCTCAGTGTATACCTTGTCTAACGTACCAAATTCAACGTTCAGGCAAGCCTTATAAAGTTCATTCTCCAGATTATGGGCAAATTCTTGTGAGACCACAATAGTATCTTTTCTCTCAGGAAGGTTATAAAGCTTTGCTTCTATTGTCTCGGGGATTATgaacttactaaacaagGTAGAGAACATTTTTTCTGCATTAGACCTTAAtttatgttctttttcGCTTTCAAAATCTCTTTCGGTAGGTATCTTATTTTCAAGAGTATCTGAATTAGTGACATCagtactttttttcctttttgttGGTCCAGTGGATTTTTTCACTTGCTTGGTTTTGTTAGGTGTCCTTCTAGGGTTATCAAAGCTTCTTTTTCGTTTCCTGGgactttcttcatcaagaaaGGCATCTGCATCATTGTCATTGTGGTCATTAATAGGCTTATaaacatcatcatcgtaATCTTCGTCCTCTGAAACCTCCACCTTCTTTGATTCTTCTAAATGTGCATACATTGATGGGTCACATAATTCACAGTAGTATTTAGAATCCTCATTCATTAGTCCATCTATGACGTCTTTACCATCGGTCATACATTTAATGTGCTGCCAAGAATCGCAGCCATCGCACTGAACCATGTCTCCATGCGAATATTCAGCAGCATCATAATTCTCATTGTTTGCACCACACAAACATCTAACATAGCCGTCGTCTGCTTCGTCTGCCTCTTCTTTCTCCGTGTCTTTATTTAGTTCATGCAAAGAGTCAAccttattcttcttcttactGCGTGAGTCgagcttcttctttgcgcttttcttctttgatacTTCCTTCTCCTCCTCTAGCAGATATTCGATGTATTTATTTTGACCCTTATTAGATCTTGCAGAAGTACGAACAGACATAGTAAGTTTAAACTAAATAAAAACTAAAGTAAAGTTAGAatagaaataaaagtaaaagagAACCTAGGATTATTGTTAGCCCTCTGTATGAAATACAAGTCAGAATACTAAGATCTCGTCACCTTTTCCTCTTGTTCCGTGGGTCTTCTGTTTAAAACCTACCTGGGCATCCCTTTGTGAGTTTgtttaatattattataactGCCGCAGCCTCCAGTCATGACACCTGCTATTCGTGGAGAGCGATCGGTGGACTAAAAAAcaggaaaaatgaaaatcgGCTAAAAACCACAACAAAAGGAATATCATCATTCATTGCTTGGCGGGTCATCGCTTTTAATTTCCTGTAGTTAAAGAATAGAAGCGTGCTCCTCAGTGTTCTTATTCGTTAAAAAGTGGTTTCCTGCTCTGGTAATACTATAGAAGcgtatttttttgcttcaGTCACGATAACTCGAGAACGCTGGTGACTATTGTTCGTGAACCAACAAAGTTGGATTTCTACTGCTGAACCTTATAGATATTTGGGTAGTCCGATCGCTTATTTTGGTTGTCGTTGAGTACTTCACAagttttttccttttccctGCTTTTTGCCTTGAATTACTTTGGTTATAACTTTCAACCCAAGGATCTTcgaaatttcttcaaaagtactttattttattttctacaGGTTGCGGTTttcatatttcaaaaagctTTTAATCGTTCCTTTGCGTATGGCAAACCCTTTTTCGAGATGGTTTCTATCAGAGAGACCTCCCAACTGCCATGTAGCCGATCTAGAAACAAGTTTAGACCCCAATAAAACTTTGTTGAAGGTGCAAAAGTACAAGCCGGCTTTAAGTGACTGGGTGCATTATATCTTCTTGGGTTCCATCATGTTGTTCGTGTTTATTACTAATCCCGCGCCTTGGAGTTTTAAGAttctcttttattgtttcttAGGCACTTTGTTCATTATTCCAGCTACATCacagtttttcttcaatgcTCTGCCCATTCTAACATGGGTGGCACTTTATTTTACTTCATCGTATTTTCCAGATGACCGCCGGCCCCCTATTACTGTTAAAGTGCTACCAGCTGTGGAAACAATTTTATATGGTGACAATTTAAGTGATATCCTTGCAACATCGAcgaattcttttttggatattttGGCATGGCTACCTTATGgtttatttcattttggaGCCCCATTTGTCGTTGCTGCCATCTTATTTGTATTTGGGCCACCAACTGTTTTGCAAGGTTATGCTTTTGCCTTTGGCTATATGAATCTGTTTGGTGTTATTATGCAAAATGTCTTTCCAGCAGCTCCACCATGGTATAAAATCCTTTATGGATTGCAATCAGCCAACTATGATATGCATGGCTCACCAGGCGGGTTAGCTAGAATTGATGAATTGTTGGGTATCCATATGTATACGACAGCTTTTTCGAATTCTTCAGTTATTTTTGGAGCTTTCCCTTCATTGCATTCCGGATGTGCAACTATGGAagctctttttttttgctattGCTTCCCAAAATTGAAACCTTTGTTTATTGCTTATGTTTGCTGGTTATGGTGGTCAACTATGTACTTAACACACCATTACTTTGTGGATCTGATGGCAGGCTCAGTTCTGTCCTATGTGATATTTCAATATACAAAGTACACACATTTGCCGATTGTAGATACAAGCCTTTTTTGCAGATGGTCGTATACTTCGATTGAGAAATATGATATATCCAAGAGCGATCCTTTAGCTGCGGATTCGAATGATATTGAGAGTGTCCCTTTGTCCAACTTAGAACTTGACTTTGATCTTAATATGACCGACGAACCTAGTGTAAGCCCTTCACTATTTGATGGATCTACTTCCGTTTCTCGTTCGTCCGCAACGTCTATAACGTCACTAGGTGTAAAGAGAGCTTAATAGCATTTCATCTGCAATTGTAGATATGACCAATCACCTATAAAAttgtgtatttttttttttcttttttcttagtCAGAATTGTTGTTTAGCATAATGTACATGTAGTTTGTTTAATTACATCCCATTGATCATCTTTGAAGGAGTAAAAAGCTGTGAAAATTTATAAATGCCTGCTGAAGATAAATTTACGTGTTAAATAGAGCATGAGAAATATTGTTCCTGCCTTAGTGCTTTAATGCgtataaaaaatgtatatatttacatGTGTCATTGTCTGTTCGATCTAAATTAGTCCTCTATATACCTAAATGGATTGATAATCTTCATTCACTAATTCTAGAATGGACTTTTTACCCAAAGAGCGGTGCAATGATGAGGCCCTGTCAAGCTGCTTATCTGTATCAACCTTGACTATGGATGACCTAATGACACGAGgatctttcttcaaagtcCTTAGAATTTCTGATTGCACGGCAGCCGATGAGTCGAACAACATTAAAAAGTGATATGCTCGAAaatgtttttcttggtcttttttcataattCTAGGAAGGTACCTTATACCCATGGGTATAACGTCCCTAACCACTCCTCTGTTTTGAATAATCAATTTCCCTATTGTGGAAGATAGTTCCTTCGCTTCTAACTTTGGCGCATTTGAGTTGGTTATGCGAACAAGTCCGATCAGTTCGTAAAGCATTTTGGTGGAAATTCTACTTTAGTGTTATTGTGTACTCAGTTAAAACTTTGTCTATTATGTTTGACTGAGCTAATGGCAATTTCCACTTATATGGTTAAAATGCTGCTAAATATTTTCCGGGTTAGACATTATTTGCGAAAAGATGGATAAAGCAGCATCAAAGGGATTTCCCGTCGTCATAACCGAAAAGCATATCCTCAAATCCTGCACACTCAAGTTTCAACGATCCCGTTTCTATTTCATCTAAAGGCTTATTGTTTTACCTTTTGATATAGAACGTTGAAGAATGAGTTTGTTCGAGTGGGTATTTGGGAAGAGTGTTACTCCGCAAGAAAGGCTAAAAAAAGTATGTATTTTGCATTTAGATTGTCATTATGGTGGACATACTAACGTTGATTAATAACGTTATAGAATCAAAGGGCTTTGGAAAGAACTCAGAGAGAACTCGAGAGAGAAAAGAGGAAACTAGAGCTGCAAGATAAAAAACTTGTAtcagaaatcaaaaaatcgGCAAAGAATGGGCAAGTTACAGCAGCAAAAGTTCAAGCTAAAGATTTAGTAAGAACCAGGAATtacattcaaaaatttgacaaCATGAAAGCTCAACTTCAAGCCATATCCTTGAGGATACAGGCTGTTCGAAGTAGTGACCAAATGACACGTTCTATGAGTGAGGCCACTGGATTATTGGCTGGAATGAACAGATCAATGAATTTACCCCAATTGCAAAGGATATCAAtggaatttgaaaagcaaAGTGATTTGATGGGTCAAAGGCAGGAATTCATGGATGAGGCTATTGATAATGTCATGGGCGATGAGgtggatgaagatgaagaagcagACGAAATCGTAAATAAAGTTCTGGATGAGATTGGAGTGGATTTAAATTCGCAGTTGCAAAGCACACCTCAAAATTTGGTTTCAAACGCACCGATTGCAGAAACAACAATAGGCATTGCAGAACCTATTGGTGCCGGGTCGGAATCTAATGGTAATCCTGATGATGACTTGCAAGCTCGGTTGAACACTTTGAAGAAGCAGACTTAAGTCTTTCTGAGGATATGTAGTATATGATGTGTTTATGCTATAACGGATTAAATACTTTAGTCAAGGTAAGCCTTCGGTGTCAGAAGGCGACCGAAACTTGGCTTGAATCTTCACTTTACTCgatctttttatttaagTTTTCCTTGCCTCGAACACgttttcaaataaatatGTTCTATATTATACattcttatatatatatcattaCATGCACAGTAATTAATCAGAGTTACAAATGCTTACGGatgattttttcactaaTTAAGTACTCATAAATGATGGTGGCGCACTCTTCAACAGTTTTTTGATCAGTCCTCAAATGCAACTCTGGAGCCTTTGGAGCCTCATAAGGAGCAGAAATACCGGTAAACTCCTTAATTACACCCTCCCTGGCCTTTTTGTATAACCCTTTAGGGTCCCTTTGTTCAGCAACTTCTAATGGAAcatcaacaaaaatttcaataaactTTAAACCAGCTTCCTTATGCAGTTCACGAGCTCTATCTCTATCAACTCTGTATGGGGAGATAAATGAGGTGATTGAAATAGCACAAGAATCAGCAAATAGTTTAGAAACTTCGCTAATTCTAcgaatattttcatttctgtctttttcagaaaagcCTAAATCTTTATTCAAACCAAAACGAATGTTATCACCATCCAACCTATAGGCAGAcaagtttttttgaagcagTAATTGTTCCAGAGCACAAGCGATTGTACTTTTTCCAGACGCGCTTAGACCTGTTAACCAAATAGTGCAACCATCCTGCTTTCTCAATGCCTTACGTTCGTCG harbors:
- the CAP1 gene encoding Cap1p (similar to Saccharomyces cerevisiae CAP1 (YKL007W); ancestral locus Anc_2.503) — its product is MSSSKFEEVVNKIVSDSPPGELREIYDDLIKITSENSKNTILDAIENYNIQNCIPIDVNGKSIIVSKYNKEGAKFFDPINSVIFSVNHLERKGLDIEPYEFTHPSLEKEQLQDLHDKLQKYLLLNFSGDVSFAVYPILEETNKISIIIVSTKYNPKNFWNGYWRSCYVYDLETKELSGSISTQVHYYEDGNVSFQSGKDISQFDIGDVVSAIKGIETSFEDELDRSFFELNEKQFKALRRRLPVTRSKINWGSAIGSYRLGKNAAEGK
- the SFT1 gene encoding Sft1p (similar to Saccharomyces cerevisiae SFT1 (YKL006C-A); ancestral locus Anc_2.504), producing the protein MSNSRYSQIESNNDNKLEGLANKLATFRNINQEIGDRAVSDSTVINQMTDSLGSMFTDLKNSSSRLTRSLKAGNGIWRMVGLALLIFFILYTLFKLF
- the RPL14A gene encoding 60S ribosomal protein eL14 (similar to Saccharomyces cerevisiae RPL14B (YHL001W) and RPL14A (YKL006W); ancestral locus Anc_2.505), whose protein sequence is MSTDSIVKASNWRLVEVGRVVLIKKGQSAGKLAAIVEIIDQKKVLIDGPKAGVPRQAINLGQVVLTPLTFTLPRGARTATVSKKWAAAGVCEKWATSSWAKKIAQRERRAALTDFERFQVMVLRKQKRYTVKKALAKA
- the BYE1 gene encoding Bye1p (similar to Saccharomyces cerevisiae BYE1 (YKL005C); ancestral locus Anc_2.506) — encoded protein: MSVRTSARSNKGQNKYIEYLLEEEKEVSKKKSAKKKLDSRSKKKNKVDSLHELNKDTEKEEADEADDGYVRCLCGANNENYDAAEYSHGDMVQCDGCDSWQHIKCMTDGKDVIDGLMNEDSKYYCELCDPSMYAHLEESKKVEVSEDEDYDDDVYKPINDHNDNDADAFLDEESPRKRKRSFDNPRRTPNKTKQVKKSTGPTKRKKSTDVTNSDTLENKIPTERDFESEKEHKLRSNAEKMFSTLFSKFIIPETIEAKLYNLPERKDTIVVSQEFAHNLENELYKACLNVEFGTLDKVYTEKVRSLYSNLKDKKNLELKAHVIEGKLALNKLVNMNASELANPDLQEFKEKRDKVTLENFIVEVPDKPIYVKTHKGDELIEDSAEPQEDILYSKDSIRLHSNENFNDDKKKIDQPHDIDIEKQPSPTEIASEGPLRCSFLYPSVGLEFTGYLNYVGTSQKLKRNILKEAIGDGNLYVEGRLPLTTAVPYLKEISSSRAILVYQMFPLNDNKSNATFAEVVDLLENKGRIAGIKPKARYEKDFYIVSSKGGEVPKILDDILNNHNSEGYERFSPVKSDERRLFAFVVVKQELIH
- the AUR1 gene encoding inositol phosphorylceramide synthase (similar to Saccharomyces cerevisiae AUR1 (YKL004W); ancestral locus Anc_2.507), with protein sequence MANPFSRWFLSERPPNCHVADLETSLDPNKTLLKVQKYKPALSDWVHYIFLGSIMLFVFITNPAPWSFKILFYCFLGTLFIIPATSQFFFNALPILTWVALYFTSSYFPDDRRPPITVKVLPAVETILYGDNLSDILATSTNSFLDILAWLPYGLFHFGAPFVVAAILFVFGPPTVLQGYAFAFGYMNLFGVIMQNVFPAAPPWYKILYGLQSANYDMHGSPGGLARIDELLGIHMYTTAFSNSSVIFGAFPSLHSGCATMEALFFCYCFPKLKPLFIAYVCWLWWSTMYLTHHYFVDLMAGSVLSYVIFQYTKYTHLPIVDTSLFCRWSYTSIEKYDISKSDPLAADSNDIESVPLSNLELDFDLNMTDEPSVSPSLFDGSTSVSRSSATSITSLGVKRA
- the MRP17 gene encoding mitochondrial 37S ribosomal protein bS6m (similar to Saccharomyces cerevisiae MRP17 (YKL003C); ancestral locus Anc_2.508) produces the protein MLYELIGLVRITNSNAPKLEAKELSSTIGKLIIQNRGVVRDVIPMGIRYLPRIMKKDQEKHFRAYHFLMLFDSSAAVQSEILRTLKKDPRVIRSSIVKVDTDKQLDRASSLHRSLGKKSILELVNEDYQSI
- the DID4 gene encoding ESCRT-III subunit protein DID4 (similar to Saccharomyces cerevisiae DID4 (YKL002W); ancestral locus Anc_2.509) — translated: MSLFEWVFGKSVTPQERLKKNQRALERTQRELEREKRKLELQDKKLVSEIKKSAKNGQVTAAKVQAKDLVRTRNYIQKFDNMKAQLQAISLRIQAVRSSDQMTRSMSEATGLLAGMNRSMNLPQLQRISMEFEKQSDLMGQRQEFMDEAIDNVMGDEVDEDEEADEIVNKVLDEIGVDLNSQLQSTPQNLVSNAPIAETTIGIAEPIGAGSESNGNPDDDLQARLNTLKKQT
- the MET14 gene encoding adenylyl-sulfate kinase (similar to Saccharomyces cerevisiae MET14 (YKL001C); ancestral locus Anc_2.510) translates to MANNITWHPNLTYDERKALRKQDGCTIWLTGLSASGKSTIACALEQLLLQKNLSAYRLDGDNIRFGLNKDLGFSEKDRNENIRRISEVSKLFADSCAISITSFISPYRVDRDRARELHKEAGLKFIEIFVDVPLEVAEQRDPKGLYKKAREGVIKEFTGISAPYEAPKAPELHLRTDQKTVEECATIIYEYLISEKIIRKHL